DNA from Orbaceae bacterium lpD01:
TATTGGTGGCGCGTTACAAACCGGGCTTGGTTTGGGTGTGCCGGCATTATTATTAGGCGCTGGTTATGTTTTACCATTAGAAAACTTTTTCGTTGCCCTGTTAACCGGTTTAGGTTTAGGTGTCGCGATCGGTTTAATTATCATCACAATCCGAAAATTTACCATTAATGCTGGTGGCGGTTCAACCTTTGGTGCCGATGTGATGATGGGCGCAGGTAATGCCTCTGGGCGCTTTTTAGGGCCGCTTATTATTATCTCAGCGATTGCGGCCTCTATTCCGGTGGGACTAGGGTCACTACTTGGGGCGCTACTGTTTTATATCTGGAAAAAGCCGATCACCGGTGGTGCTATTTTAGGTGCCATGATATTTGGCGGTCTATTTCCGTCATTATAAGACCGATCTCGTTTGTTTAAATCGTTTTCATGATAAGCGTGACAGGCTAAGTCATTATAGAGAGTTTAATTATGTATGATTTAATTATAAAACAGGCCAAATTGATTGATGGCACGATTACCGATATTGCCGTATTAAATGGCAAGATCGCTGAAATAGGATCGATAAGCGCGCCGGCCAAAAAAGAGTTTGATCTTAAAGCACAACACTATATCAGTGCGGGCTGGATCGATGCGCATACGCATACTTTTGCCAAGTCGCCTATCTATCATGATGAACCTGATTTAGCCGGTGTTTACAGTGGAGTGACAACGGTGATTGATGCCGGCAGCGTGGGGGCGAACGATATTGACTGTTTTTATCAACTGGCCAAACAAGCTAAAACGCATGTCTATGCACTGCTGAATATCTCTAAGATCGGTTTAATTCGCCAAAATGAGTTAGCCGATATGCATGATATTGATCAGGCCTTATTTGATCAGGCGATTGCCAACTATCCTGATTTTATTGTCGGCATTAAAGCGCGCATGAGTAAAAGCGTGGTGGGACAAAATGGTTTGGCGCCTCTGATTACCGCGAAAGCATTTCAAAAGAAATACGACCTACCGTTAATGATTCATGTCGGTAATACCCCGCCGGATCTTGATGATATCGCGGAGGTATTGACTAAAGGCGATATTATTACTCACTGTTTTAATGGCAAACCTAACCAAATATTAACACCAGCGGGTGAGTTACGTGAGGCGATTAAACGCGCGTTAGCGCGCGGTGTGGTACTTGATGTTGGCCATGGCGGTGAAAGCTTTAGTTTCCGGGTTGCCGAAAAATCGAAAGCGTTAGGTATCTATCCGATGACAATAAGTTCGGATATTTATGGTAAAAATCGTACCAATGGACCAGTTTATAGCTTAGCCAATGTGATGACGAAATTTTTGTGCCTTGACTATCAAAAATCACAAATTATTGATTGTGTCACAAAGCATGCTGCAGAGATGTTACATCTGCATAATAAAGGCCAGTTAATAGTCGGTTACGATGCTGATTTAACCATTTATGATCTGATACCTGAGGCGACCTTATTATCGGATGCAGAAGGTAAGCAGCGCGTTGCTCAAGAACGATTCGTGCCGCTGGCCGCCACCATTATGGGTGAAATAGTCTTAACACAAGAGGGGAGTAAATATGACTTCAGTTTATGAGAAATATAATTTAAAAGAAGTAATTAATGCTTCTGGTCGAATGACCATTTTAGGTGTGTCAACCCCTAGACCTGAAGTAACCGAAACGGTTGCACAGGGGCTGAATGAGTATTTTGAGATGAAGGATCTGGTGAATAAAACCGGCGAATATATCGCTAAATTATTACAGGTTGATAATGCGGTGGTGGTCTCTTGTGCCTCCGCTGGGATTGTGCAGAGCATTGCTGCTTATATTGTCAAAGATGATCTGGAATTACTTTATAATCTGCATTCGTCAGATAAGTATGTCGCACGTGAGATTATTATGCCGAAAGGACATAATGTTAATTTCGGTGCCCCGGTTGATACCATGGTGACTTTAGGTGGGGGGATTGTGGTTGAAGCGGGTTATGCGAATGAGTGTAAACCAGAACATATTGAAGCGCTGATAAACCAAGATACTGCCGCTATTTTATATGTTAAATCACATCACTGTGTACAAAAAAGTATTCTGTCTGTCAGTGAAGCGGCGGCGATTGCCAAAAAACATCAGATTCCTTTAATTGTTGATGCGGCAGCAGAAGAGGATTTGCAGGCCTACTATAAAATGGGGGCGAATTTGGTTATCTATAGCGGCGCCAAAGCGATAGAGGGACCAACCAGTGGTTTAGTCATAGGTCGTCATCAGGATATTGAATGGGTTAAGCAGCAGTCGATGGGGATTGGGCGCCCGATGAAAGTCGGTAAAGAAGGCATCTTAGGTTTAACCAAAGCGATTGAGCTTTATATGACCGATCCGAAGAAAGAGTCAGGTCAGCAGATGATCGAAAAAATGACGCCCTTTATCGATAAATTGAATCAATTAAACGGCATTTCGGCGAAAGTCGTTTGGGATGGTGCAGGACGCGATATTACTCGGGCTGAAATTAGCTTTGATAGCCATGTACTGGGTAAAAATGCCGCTCAGATGGTTCAGCTAATGAAAGAGGGGGATACCGCGGTCTATTTTCGGGAATATAAAGCCAATGATGGTAAAGTTGAAGCAGATGTTCGCAGTGTTTCGTCTGCCCAACTTGATGTGATCTATCATAAATTTAAACAGATTATTGGAGCTTAATGAACATGAAACCATTTAGTCCTAATTATTATCAAGATCGCGTTTGTTTGAATGTGTTAGCCAATTCGATTGAGAATGCTAAAGCTATCTATGCGGCAGCCGAAAGTTATGTTGTGGTTGGTTTACTCTCGAAAAACTATCCTGATAATGAGCGCGCTATTGAAGATATGAGCCTTTATGCGAAAGAGATTGATAATGCGATTTCAGTCGGGCTTGGCGCCGGCGACCCGAATCAGTCACAGATGGTTGCGGAGATTTCCGCCAAGTTACAACCACAACATATTAATCAGGTTTTTACCGGCGTCGCAGCGAGTCGTGCATTGCTTGGACAAGCTGATACCGTGATTAATGGTCTGATTTCACCAACAGGTAAAGTCGGTTTGGTGAAGGTATCAACAGGACCACTGAGTTCAAAGCAACCGGACGGTGAGGTACCCGTTGAAACCGCCATTGCCATGTTAAAAGATATGGGGGGGAGCTCAGTCAAGTTTTTCCCAATGGGTGGGTTAAAAACCAAAAATGAATTTGAGTATGTTGCCAAAGCCTGTGCTGAACAAGACTTTTATCTTGAACCGACGGGTGGCATCGATTTAGATAATTATGAGGCGATTTTGCAGATTGCGCTCGATGCCGGTGTCAAAAAAATCATTCCTCACATTTATACTTCAATCATTGACGCAAAGACTGGCAATACACGTCCAGAAGATGTGCGAAAGCTGTTGGCGATCACTAAAAAATTAGTGGGATAATCGGTTGCTATGTTAAAGTGAAAGGATCGATATTTTATCTGTTGATCCTTTTATTGATAATAAATCTGCGATGAGAGATAACGCATGAGTCTGTTCCCCTATCCGCGATTAGCCTATTTATTTGATATCATTACCGATGAAATCTTGCCGCAAGAAGAGCTCGCTAAACGTTTAGCGGTCTCGACTCGCACGATTCGTACTGATGTATTGGCATTAAATGATATCTTATATGATTATAGTGCGCAGATTGCTTATGAAAGAGGGGTGGGTTATCAACTTCATATCAGTCATGCCGATAAGTTTAAATTATTTCCACGTGAACCACAGCCGTATTCCGTCATTCCACGTTCCAGTAAAGATCGTGTGCAAGCATTATTGTTGCATTTTTTAATGCATGCACAGTCGATTAAATTAGATGATATTGCTGAACAGTGGTTTATTAGTCGAAGCACGCTACAGACCGATATGGCGGATGTGCGTGAAATACTAGAAAAATATCAGCTTAAACTCGAGAATCGGCCTTATTACGGCATTAAATTATTCGGTAGCGAAAGTGCTATTCGCGCCTGTTTAATCGATATTTTTTGGCAAATGTATTCGAGTGAAGATGAGCGGGCCATTTTGCAATTGCAGCAATCACTGCTTAATGATATTGACCTTAATTATTTAAAACGAATTTTACATACCCACATCAAGCGTTTTGATATCAAATTAATGCCAGAAGGCTTGCATTATTTACTCTACAGTTGTGCGATTTCTATTTTGCGTATTACCAATGGCCATGAGCTTGATCATTTTGTCGCTAATGATATTGATGAGGTGATTCATCAGGCAGCGGTAGAGATTGCTAGTGGTTTTAATTACTTTCTGGGTGATGATGTATCGTGGGCAGAAATTGATTATTTAAGTGTGCAGATTGCCGGGCGCTGTGTTATTGATAACGCGGTAGTGATGAGCGATATTCAGCAAAATAGTGATTTGCTCATAGCCCATATTCTTGATTATCTTAATCAGACCTATAATTATGATTTGCGTAACGATTACGAGCTACTTAATGATCTGTCGACCCATGTTACTACCATGTTAATACGAGTCAAATATCAGGTTCACTCATCCAATCCTTTGCTCAATGAGATTAAACAGTACTACCCTTTTGCTTATGATATTACCTTATCGGCGCTCACCAATACCGAACAATATACCACGTACAAATTGAGTGAGGATGAGATCGCTTATTTAAGTGTACATATAGGTGTGTCTTTAGAGCGTAACTATAATCTTGGTGATGTTCGTCATCCGGTTGCGCTGCTTGTCAGTGATTCAGGTAATTCAACCTTACGCATGATTAGCGCCAAGATTAAACGCGATTTTCCGCAAATTCAGATTGCCCAAACTATATCGCTAAACGAATATGAAAAGCTGACCTATATTGGCGAAGATTTTATTATTTCAACCGTGAGGCTATCAGAGAAGAATAAACCTATCGTGAAAATTGCGCCGTTTCCTACCCCTTATCAGTTAGAACAGCTAGGACGTTTAGCGATGGTCGACAGGACGCGTCCCTATATTTTAGAAAAATTCTTTGATGAACGTTTTTTTATGATCATTGATGAACCGATGACGCAACAAGCGCTGTTTTGCCGGGTTAATCAACAGTTAATGCAGCATGGTTGTGTGACAGAGGATTTCTATCCTTCTCTGGTTGAGCGTGAAGCTATTGTCTCAACGATGTTAGGTGAGGGGATTGCCATTCCACATTCAGTTGGCCTATTAGCTAAAAGAACGACGGTGGTAACCATTCTGACACCGCAAGGCATTCAATGGGGACAAGATAAAAACGACGTGGCTTACGTGATTTTCTTATTGGCTATCAGTAAAGAGGATTATGAAGAGGCGATGGCTATTTATAGTCTCTTTGTTAATTTTGTGAAAGAGAAAGCCACCAAAAGATTACTCAACAGCCGTTCATTTCATGATTTCAAAGTGATTGCTAAAGATAGCTTGGGTCGAGCTAATTAGTTATTCGTGATAAGTGATATGTTCATTATATCACCGCAGTAGTGGTCAGTTGCCCTTTATTCTACTATGATGTTGGCTTGATATCGTGATAATAATAAGAGGTTTCCGAGAGTGAAGCGTAATCTAATATTGCTCTGTGCCGTTGTCATGCTGTTGGTAGGCGGTCTGCAACTATTCACTACCAATTCTGAGCATGATCGTCGTATTGACGCTGCGCCAGCCAGTACATCTGAGTCAAAGATGGCTGTACGCGTACCTGGTGGCGGGTTGCAGACTCATGAAAAACTTGGCGGGCATCTGATTAAACAACATGTGGCTAAAACGGAGCAGCAATTGAATCAGCGAATCGCCCGCGAGCCAATCACCAGCGCCTCGGCTTTTTATGATTTAGCCACCGCTGAAATGGCTGTTGCGCAGGCTATTAAGACTAACCAGTCGAAAATTAACGCTTACTTACAGCATCAAAACACCCATTATCTAGCCATCAATTATCGCGCCGCCAATCCTGTTGGTATTTTAGTGACTCAGCGTCATCCGACAGCAATCGCCGTCTCCGGCGTTAAGGTGATTTTGGCGCAAACCACACAAATACCGTTAGGTTATCGAATAGTGACAGGATATCCAAGTCAATGAGCATAAAACAGTCTTATCCCGCATTGAAATATTTTTTAGCCACTTATCTTCATCAGGATTTTATGCTTGAATTTGGTTGTTTTCAAACAGCGGTGCATCGGTATATTGAGCTGGAATCATGCTCAACACAGCAACAATTGATGTTAGATTTAAAGCGGATAATCGCCAGTCCGTACGACGAGGCTAAACTCACCGCACTTCTGTTTGAACAGCTTGGCTGTGAGTATGATTTTTCAGCAGAGTGGGTAAGTAGCCGGGCGTGGTTAACTTCGTTAAAAAAATTGATTTTAGCTGCGAAATCCGATTCGCTATCTTGATAATCAAACAGGCTTTGATATCCTTATTCTTAAAAGGATGCCGTTTTTTTCTGTTTTAGATTTTTCCTGATAAATCGCTATTTTTTTATCACTAACGTTGCTAGAATAGCCGACGAACATTTACCGGGAAAATGATATTTATCATGATTTCCCAATTGACTAAACGATGATTTAAAGGTATTATGCGCGCCTTATGCAGAACAGATTACCATTAACAATTGACCCAATTAAAACCGCACAGAAACGTTTAGATTATGTGGGCGTGTATCCTCGTGTACTCGCAAAACGTTTAGCTGAGTCAGTTGCTAGTGTGGACAGCGATATTGAAGCGACGCTTTCTTTCACTATCGATAGTCAGCGATTATGTGTTATTGAGCTGGATATTCGCGTTGAATTGAGTTTACTCTGTCAACGATGTAATAATCCATTCAAATATTCTGTTCACATAAAAAGAAAATATAGTCCTGTGAAAAATGATGATCAGGCAGCACATTTACCGGAAGGCTATGAGCCAGTGGAACCAAATGAGTTTGGGGAAGTTGATTTATTAGCGGTGGTTGAAGATGAGATTATTCTTGCTTTACCCATTGTTCCAGTACATGAAATCACACACTGTGAAGTGTTAGAGGCAGATATGGTGTTCGGTGAGATTCCTGAAGAAGAAAGCAAGCCGAATCCTTTTGCCATACTTGCCAGTTTAAAGAAAAAGTAAATGAGTGAGGAGTAAGGTCAATGGCCGTTCAACAGAATCGTAAAACTCGTGCTAAACGTGGTATGCGTCGCGCACATGATGCATTAACCGTTGCTAATATTTCAGTTGATGAATCAGGTAAAACACATTTGCGTCACCATGTAACAGCAGATGGTTATTTTCGTGGCCGTAAGGTTATCGTTAAATAATTAGGTGAAAAATTGGACAATCTAACCATTGCGTTAGATGCTATGGGCGGGGATTTCGGTCCCCGCGTAGCTGTTCCTGCCGCTTTACAAGTACTTGCCCTGCATCCTAATCTTCAGCTATTTCTTGTTGGTGAACCCGACGAGATGCTTTTGTATCTACCAAAAAAAGATCCTACGCTGCAAGGCCGTATTACTATTATCGCGTCATCGAGTGTGATCGATAATAATGCTAAGCCTGCGACTGCAATTCGCCATAGCCAGGGAAGTTCAATGAGAATGGCATTGGAGTTGGTTAAAAACGGCCAGGCAAACGCGTGCGTGAGTGCTGGGAATACTGGGGTGTTGATGGGGCTGTCTAAATTATTGCTGCGGCCTTTATCGGGTATTGATAGACCCGCTTTAGTTGCCGTGCTTCCTGCTCTCAATCAGCGCAAGACGGTGATTCTCGATCTTGGTGCTAATGCCGAATGTGATAGCAATATGTTAATTCAATTTGCTATGATGGGATCTATTCTCGCTGAAACGACGCTCGATATTAAAAATCCAAGAGTCGCTTTACTGAATATTGGTGAAGAAGAGACGAAAGGGCTTGATCGTATCAGAGCGGCTGCGACAGAATTAAAAGCAAATCCTAACATTAATTATATTGGTTATCTTGAAGGTAATGAGTTACTAACAGGAAAAACCGATGTATTAGTTTGTGATGGTTTTGTGGGAAATGTGACGTTAAAGACTGTTGAAGGATTGCTGAATATTTTTTTGACTTCATTTAATTTAACCTTAAAACATAAACCATGGTGGACGCGGTTACTCGCGCCGTTGTTACAGAAGCGGATATCGAAAACTTTTGGTTATTTGGATCCACAGCAGTATAATGGGGCCAGTTTGTTGGGGTTACGTAGTATTGTTATAAAAAGTCACGGTTCAGCCGGGTGCAAATCATTTGCTGTTGCAATAGAGCAAGCCATTCAAGCTGTTGAAAAAAATATACCTGAAAGGATTGCGATGAGTTTATCATCAGCATTACCGAAGAGTGAAAATAATTAATGTATACAAAAATTCTTGGCACAGGCAGCTATCTTCCTGCGCATATTCGAAGCAATGCTGATCTTGAAAAAATGGTGGATACGAGTGATGAGTGGATTTTGTCCCGTACTGGTATTCAAGAACGACGTATCTCTTCGCCTGAAGAGACAGTCGCATCAATGGCACATCATGCCGCATTACCCGCTATTGAGATGGCCAATATTGATAAAGATAAGATTGGCCTCATTATTGTGGCAACGACCTCAAATCAAAACGCCTTTCCAAGTGCTGCAACCGAGTTACAACATCAATTAGGGATTAAAGATGCCATCGCTTTTGATGTTGCAGCAGCCTGTTCTGGTTTTGTTT
Protein-coding regions in this window:
- a CDS encoding DUF4310 family protein; the protein is MNNEMNKGFWFADWSFPILVGLLSSGIFAGTHMFYVGEGSAFNDIPFVAMLASGIDTGAYGAVAAFGASFLFARIIEGSLVGILDIGGALQTGLGLGVPALLLGAGYVLPLENFFVALLTGLGLGVAIGLIIITIRKFTINAGGGSTFGADVMMGAGNASGRFLGPLIIISAIAASIPVGLGSLLGALLFYIWKKPITGGAILGAMIFGGLFPSL
- a CDS encoding amidohydrolase/deacetylase family metallohydrolase, producing MYDLIIKQAKLIDGTITDIAVLNGKIAEIGSISAPAKKEFDLKAQHYISAGWIDAHTHTFAKSPIYHDEPDLAGVYSGVTTVIDAGSVGANDIDCFYQLAKQAKTHVYALLNISKIGLIRQNELADMHDIDQALFDQAIANYPDFIVGIKARMSKSVVGQNGLAPLITAKAFQKKYDLPLMIHVGNTPPDLDDIAEVLTKGDIITHCFNGKPNQILTPAGELREAIKRALARGVVLDVGHGGESFSFRVAEKSKALGIYPMTISSDIYGKNRTNGPVYSLANVMTKFLCLDYQKSQIIDCVTKHAAEMLHLHNKGQLIVGYDADLTIYDLIPEATLLSDAEGKQRVAQERFVPLAATIMGEIVLTQEGSKYDFSL
- a CDS encoding DgaE family pyridoxal phosphate-dependent ammonia lyase; its protein translation is MTSVYEKYNLKEVINASGRMTILGVSTPRPEVTETVAQGLNEYFEMKDLVNKTGEYIAKLLQVDNAVVVSCASAGIVQSIAAYIVKDDLELLYNLHSSDKYVAREIIMPKGHNVNFGAPVDTMVTLGGGIVVEAGYANECKPEHIEALINQDTAAILYVKSHHCVQKSILSVSEAAAIAKKHQIPLIVDAAAEEDLQAYYKMGANLVIYSGAKAIEGPTSGLVIGRHQDIEWVKQQSMGIGRPMKVGKEGILGLTKAIELYMTDPKKESGQQMIEKMTPFIDKLNQLNGISAKVVWDGAGRDITRAEISFDSHVLGKNAAQMVQLMKEGDTAVYFREYKANDGKVEADVRSVSSAQLDVIYHKFKQIIGA
- a CDS encoding KDGP aldolase family protein, which encodes MNMKPFSPNYYQDRVCLNVLANSIENAKAIYAAAESYVVVGLLSKNYPDNERAIEDMSLYAKEIDNAISVGLGAGDPNQSQMVAEISAKLQPQHINQVFTGVAASRALLGQADTVINGLISPTGKVGLVKVSTGPLSSKQPDGEVPVETAIAMLKDMGGSSVKFFPMGGLKTKNEFEYVAKACAEQDFYLEPTGGIDLDNYEAILQIALDAGVKKIIPHIYTSIIDAKTGNTRPEDVRKLLAITKKLVG
- a CDS encoding PRD domain-containing protein is translated as MSLFPYPRLAYLFDIITDEILPQEELAKRLAVSTRTIRTDVLALNDILYDYSAQIAYERGVGYQLHISHADKFKLFPREPQPYSVIPRSSKDRVQALLLHFLMHAQSIKLDDIAEQWFISRSTLQTDMADVREILEKYQLKLENRPYYGIKLFGSESAIRACLIDIFWQMYSSEDERAILQLQQSLLNDIDLNYLKRILHTHIKRFDIKLMPEGLHYLLYSCAISILRITNGHELDHFVANDIDEVIHQAAVEIASGFNYFLGDDVSWAEIDYLSVQIAGRCVIDNAVVMSDIQQNSDLLIAHILDYLNQTYNYDLRNDYELLNDLSTHVTTMLIRVKYQVHSSNPLLNEIKQYYPFAYDITLSALTNTEQYTTYKLSEDEIAYLSVHIGVSLERNYNLGDVRHPVALLVSDSGNSTLRMISAKIKRDFPQIQIAQTISLNEYEKLTYIGEDFIISTVRLSEKNKPIVKIAPFPTPYQLEQLGRLAMVDRTRPYILEKFFDERFFMIIDEPMTQQALFCRVNQQLMQHGCVTEDFYPSLVEREAIVSTMLGEGIAIPHSVGLLAKRTTVVTILTPQGIQWGQDKNDVAYVIFLLAISKEDYEEAMAIYSLFVNFVKEKATKRLLNSRSFHDFKVIAKDSLGRAN
- a CDS encoding RNase A-like domain-containing protein; its protein translation is MKRNLILLCAVVMLLVGGLQLFTTNSEHDRRIDAAPASTSESKMAVRVPGGGLQTHEKLGGHLIKQHVAKTEQQLNQRIAREPITSASAFYDLATAEMAVAQAIKTNQSKINAYLQHQNTHYLAINYRAANPVGILVTQRHPTAIAVSGVKVILAQTTQIPLGYRIVTGYPSQ
- a CDS encoding contact-dependent growth inhibition system immunity protein, with product MSIKQSYPALKYFLATYLHQDFMLEFGCFQTAVHRYIELESCSTQQQLMLDLKRIIASPYDEAKLTALLFEQLGCEYDFSAEWVSSRAWLTSLKKLILAAKSDSLS
- the yceD gene encoding 23S rRNA accumulation protein YceD, producing MQNRLPLTIDPIKTAQKRLDYVGVYPRVLAKRLAESVASVDSDIEATLSFTIDSQRLCVIELDIRVELSLLCQRCNNPFKYSVHIKRKYSPVKNDDQAAHLPEGYEPVEPNEFGEVDLLAVVEDEIILALPIVPVHEITHCEVLEADMVFGEIPEEESKPNPFAILASLKKK
- the rpmF gene encoding 50S ribosomal protein L32, producing MAVQQNRKTRAKRGMRRAHDALTVANISVDESGKTHLRHHVTADGYFRGRKVIVK
- the plsX gene encoding phosphate acyltransferase PlsX; amino-acid sequence: MDNLTIALDAMGGDFGPRVAVPAALQVLALHPNLQLFLVGEPDEMLLYLPKKDPTLQGRITIIASSSVIDNNAKPATAIRHSQGSSMRMALELVKNGQANACVSAGNTGVLMGLSKLLLRPLSGIDRPALVAVLPALNQRKTVILDLGANAECDSNMLIQFAMMGSILAETTLDIKNPRVALLNIGEEETKGLDRIRAAATELKANPNINYIGYLEGNELLTGKTDVLVCDGFVGNVTLKTVEGLLNIFLTSFNLTLKHKPWWTRLLAPLLQKRISKTFGYLDPQQYNGASLLGLRSIVIKSHGSAGCKSFAVAIEQAIQAVEKNIPERIAMSLSSALPKSENN